One Triticum dicoccoides isolate Atlit2015 ecotype Zavitan chromosome 4B, WEW_v2.0, whole genome shotgun sequence genomic window carries:
- the LOC119293806 gene encoding MA3 DOMAIN-CONTAINING TRANSLATION REGULATORY FACTOR 2-like, whose translation MHFHVAAFTERRGMVQDVDQLPTPTVTSEEFLQFKRKATTIVEEYLSTDDVAATASELRELRVPCYHYYFVKKLVSVAMDRHDREKEMAAVLLSSLYGDVIDRPQVYKGFCKLAESCDDLSVDTPDAVDILAVFVARAIVDDILPPAFLAKQLPCLPDGCKGAEVIRRAEKSYLSVPHHGEIILQRWGGIKNITVDEAKARIADILEEYLAAGDTAEAFRCIRDLQIPFFHHDVVKRALVLAIERGGASEGHILDLLKSASDQGVINESQIIKGFNRMIDSVDDLTLDVPNARCLLKSIILKASSEGWLCASSLKPLGSEPKKVVEDDPAVKRFKAKAVASIHEYFLTGDIIESVSRLEAENSSCSCFFNAIFVKKLISFAMDRKNREKEMASVLLSSICMPPEHVVAGFHLLIDCAEDAALDNPAIVEDLTMFFARSVVDEVIAPSDLEAMEEEAGRRKAAGSPGMLALRNAHAMLGAKLSAERILRCWGGGGTGKAGWELSEVKDKIGKLLQEYDSGGGVREACRCIKELGMPFFHHEVVKKALVAIIEKRGKDERLWGLLSECYGRGLITPNQMTKGFQRVADCVDDLALDVPDAGKQLGCYVERAKKRGWLDASFSIARPVPDGIAVCS comes from the coding sequence ATGCATTTTCATGTTGCGGCTTTTACGGAACGGAGGGGAATGGTTCAGGACGTGGACCAGCTGCCCACCCCGACGGTGACCTCCGAGGAGTTCCTCCAGTTCAAGAGGAAGGCCACCACGATCGTGGAGGAGTACTTATCCACGGACGACGTGGCCGCGACGGCGAGCGAGCTGAGGGAGCTGCGCGTGCCCTGCTACCACTACTACTTCGTCAAGAAGCTCGTCTCGGTGGCCATGGACCGCCACGACAGGGAGAAGGAGATGGCGGCCGTGCTCCTCTCCTCGCTCTACGGCGACGTCATCGACCGCCCGCAGGTGTACAAGGGCTTCTGCAAGCTCGCCGAGTCCTGCGACGACCTCTCCGTCGACACGCCCGACGCCGTCGACATCCTCGCCGTCTTCGTCGCCCGCGCCATCGTCGACGACATACTGCCCCCGGCGTTCCTGGCGAAGCAGCTGCCGTGCCTTCCCGACGGGTGCAAGGGCGCCGAGGTCATCCGCAGGGCGGAGAAGAGCTACCTGTCCGTGCCGCACCACGGGGAGATCATCCTGCAGAGATGGGGCGGCATCAAGAACATCACCGTGGATGAGGCCAAGGCCAGGATCGCCGACATCCTGGAGGAGTACCTCGCCGCCGGCGACACGGCCGAAGCCTTCCGGTGCATCAGGGACCTCCAGATCCCCTTCTTCCACCACGACGTCGTCAAGCGGGCGCTCGTTCTTGCCATCGAGCGCGGCGGCGCGTCCGAGGGCCACATCCTGGATCTCCTCAAGTCGGCGTCGGACCAAGGTGTCATCAACGAGAGCCAGATCATCAAAGGCTTCAACCGTATGATCGACTCCGTTGACGACTTGACGCTCGACGTGCCAAACGCGAGGTGTCTCCTGAAATCCATAATCCTGAAAGCTTCGTCGGAGGGCTGGCTGTGTGCGTCGTCCCTGAAACCGTTGGGGTCGGAGCCGAAGAAGGTCGTCGAGGACGACCCGGCTGTCAAGAGGTTCAAGGCGAAGGCCGTGGCGAGCATACACGAGTACTTCTTGACAGGGGACATCATCGAATCGGTGAGCCGGCTGGAGGCTGAGAACAGCTCGTGCTCCTGCTTTTTCAACGCCATCTTCGTCAAGAAGCTCATCAGCTTCGCCATGGACCGGAAGAACCGCGAGAAAGAGATGGCATCCGTGCTGCTGTCCTCGATCTGCATGCCGCCGGAGCACGTCGTCGCAGGGTTCCACCTCCTGATCGACTGCGCCGAGGACGCCGCGCTGGACAACCCCGCCATCGTCGAGGATCTGACCATGTTCTTTGCCAGGTCAGTGGTCGACGAGGTTATAGCGCCGTCGGACTTggaggcgatggaggaggaggccggccgccgAAAAGCCGCGGGCTCCCCCGGGATGTTGGCTCTGCGCAACGCCCACGCCATGCTCGGAGCAAAGCTCTCTGCGGAGCGGATCCTGCggtgctggggcggcggtggcacCGGCAAGGCCGGCTGGGAGCTGAGCGAGGTGAAGGACAAGATCGGCAAGCTGCTGCAGGAGTacgacagcggcggcggcgtccgggagGCGTGCCGGTGCATCAAGGAGCTCGGGATGCCGTTCTTCCACCACGAGGTGGTGAAGAAGGCGCTGGTGGCGATCATCGAGAAGCGGGGCAAGGACGAGCGCCTCTGGGGACTGCTCAGCGAGTGCTACGGCCGCGGCCTGATCACGCCGAACCAGATGACCAAGGGCTTCCAGAGGGTCGCCGACTGCGTCGACGACCTCGCGCTCGACGTGCCGGACGCCGGGAAGCAGCTCGGCTGCTACGTCGAGCGCGCCAAGAAGCGGGGGTGGCTGGACGCGTCCTTCTCCATTGCCAGGCCGGTCCCAGATGGCATTGCCGTATGTTCGTGA